From one bacterium genomic stretch:
- the pruA gene encoding L-glutamate gamma-semialdehyde dehydrogenase — protein sequence MVTEFKNEPFVDFGVLENRQKMEKALYEVKQELGREYDLIIGGKKIKTENKFKSYNPADKGVVGILQQPSQKQVEQVIEVAYETFKKWSLSSAEERAGYLFKAASTMRKNKFKLSAWLVYEVGKSWAEADGDIAEAIDFLEFYAREALRYGGPQELTPMPGEANELKYIPLGVGAVIPPWNFPMSILTGMTSAALVTGNTVVLKPSSDSPVTASKFMEVMEEVGLPPGVVNFVTGKGSVIGDTIVAHPHTRFIAFTGSKEVGLHINELAAKTQPKQIWIKRVIAEMGGKDAIIVDEDANLEDAATGIIASAFGYQGQKCSACSRAIVLESIYDNLLPILIEKAKKIKVGNPVEPDTYMGPVINERAYKSILEYIEIGKKEGKLVCGGKSIPGVGYFIEPTIIADVPPDARIAQEEIFGPVLAVIKAKDFNNAIEIANSTIYGLTGAVYTKNRQHIELAKQVFHCGNLYFNRKCTGALVGVHPFGGFNMSGTDSKAGGRDYLLLFTQAKVMAEKL from the coding sequence ATGGTAACCGAATTTAAAAATGAGCCATTTGTGGACTTTGGAGTTCTTGAGAATCGGCAAAAGATGGAAAAAGCATTGTATGAAGTTAAGCAAGAACTTGGTAGAGAATACGACCTTATAATAGGTGGAAAAAAGATAAAGACAGAAAATAAATTTAAATCTTATAATCCTGCAGATAAAGGAGTAGTTGGAATACTGCAACAGCCGTCACAGAAGCAAGTAGAACAGGTAATTGAAGTAGCTTATGAGACATTCAAAAAATGGAGTCTAAGCTCAGCTGAGGAGAGGGCAGGGTATTTATTTAAAGCTGCGAGTACTATGAGAAAGAATAAGTTCAAACTATCGGCATGGCTTGTTTACGAAGTCGGTAAAAGTTGGGCAGAAGCTGACGGCGATATAGCTGAGGCAATTGACTTTTTAGAGTTTTATGCCAGAGAAGCATTGAGATATGGAGGACCACAAGAGTTGACTCCTATGCCGGGTGAAGCCAATGAACTCAAGTATATACCACTTGGAGTCGGTGCTGTCATTCCACCGTGGAATTTTCCTATGTCAATTCTTACAGGGATGACTTCGGCTGCACTCGTTACAGGTAATACAGTTGTGCTTAAACCATCTAGTGATTCACCAGTTACAGCATCTAAGTTTATGGAAGTTATGGAAGAGGTTGGTCTACCTCCGGGAGTTGTTAATTTTGTGACAGGCAAAGGAAGTGTAATTGGAGATACAATTGTAGCTCACCCACATACTAGATTTATTGCATTTACTGGGTCAAAAGAAGTTGGCTTACATATTAATGAACTTGCAGCCAAGACACAACCTAAACAAATCTGGATTAAGCGTGTCATAGCAGAAATGGGTGGAAAGGATGCCATAATTGTAGATGAAGATGCTAACCTTGAGGATGCAGCTACAGGTATCATTGCGTCAGCTTTCGGGTACCAGGGACAGAAATGCTCAGCGTGCTCCAGAGCAATAGTACTTGAGTCAATATATGATAATTTATTACCTATACTTATTGAGAAAGCTAAAAAGATAAAGGTCGGTAACCCGGTAGAGCCCGATACCTATATGGGACCAGTCATAAATGAACGAGCATATAAATCAATACTTGAGTATATAGAGATTGGCAAAAAAGAGGGTAAACTTGTTTGTGGTGGCAAATCTATTCCAGGAGTTGGCTATTTCATTGAACCTACTATAATAGCAGATGTGCCACCAGATGCGAGGATTGCACAAGAAGAAATCTTTGGACCTGTACTTGCAGTGATTAAGGCAAAAGACTTTAATAATGCAATAGAAATTGCTAACTCTACTATATATGGACTGACAGGTGCAGTTTATACTAAAAATAGACAGCATATAGAACTCGCTAAACAAGTATTTCATTGTGGTAATCTATACTTTAACCGCAAATGTACAGGCGCACTCGTAGGAGTGCACCCATTTGGTGGATTCAATATGTCAGGAACAGACTCAAAAGCAGGTGGCAGAGACTACCTTCTATTATTTACTCAAGCAAAAGTGATGGCTGAAAAGTTATGA
- a CDS encoding DUF72 domain-containing protein, which yields MIKVGNCGWGFAPVKAKEKGVKTKLQAYAKHFNVVEVNYTFYKVPKLATVTKWREEVDAVTKEFEFSLKIFKDITHLKRFGKESIPVFETQSKIAKALRTKVILFQCPKSFTPEAENLKRLEIFFKNIDRKDFILVLEVRWRDQWTEEIVNPLFKELEINQCVDPFRQDCFYAKDIIYYRLHGLGPRMYDYKFSDKELNILYKKIKDEKRQVYILFNNFYAYDDANRFTKLVVQNA from the coding sequence ATGATTAAGGTTGGTAACTGTGGATGGGGGTTTGCGCCAGTTAAAGCAAAAGAGAAGGGAGTTAAAACTAAGCTACAAGCTTATGCAAAACACTTCAATGTAGTAGAAGTGAATTATACATTTTACAAGGTGCCTAAGTTAGCTACTGTGACTAAATGGAGAGAAGAAGTAGATGCAGTAACGAAGGAATTTGAGTTTAGCTTAAAAATATTTAAAGATATCACACACTTAAAAAGATTTGGTAAAGAATCTATCCCTGTTTTTGAGACACAAAGTAAGATTGCAAAGGCACTCAGGACAAAGGTTATATTATTCCAATGCCCAAAGAGCTTTACACCAGAGGCAGAGAATTTGAAAAGATTGGAGATATTTTTCAAGAATATTGATAGAAAAGATTTTATTTTAGTGCTTGAGGTAAGGTGGCGTGACCAATGGACTGAAGAAATTGTTAACCCATTGTTTAAGGAGCTCGAGATTAATCAATGTGTTGACCCATTTAGGCAAGACTGCTTTTATGCGAAAGATATTATCTATTATAGACTACATGGACTCGGCCCAAGGATGTACGATTATAAATTTAGTGATAAAGAGCTAAATATTCTTTACAAGAAAATAAAGGACGAAAAAAGACAAGTATACATCCTAT